In Candidatus Scalindua japonica, a single genomic region encodes these proteins:
- a CDS encoding methylated-DNA--[protein]-cysteine S-methyltransferase, with protein sequence MTKTIYYSHFNSPFGTVFIAKTASGICFIHLSTTSESQFQSLLKKRFRENYFRDDDKLDNEIDELIDYFNGDQVNFKSALDLSIGTEFQRKVWEKIGEIPYGELRTYKWIASKIGNPNAVRAVGNAVGQNPVPPIIPCHRVIRSDGNLGGFSSGISLKKWLLKLEK encoded by the coding sequence ATGACAAAAACAATCTACTATTCCCACTTCAACTCACCATTCGGTACTGTCTTTATTGCAAAAACGGCCAGTGGCATTTGCTTTATTCATCTTTCGACAACCTCAGAATCTCAATTTCAATCACTTCTGAAAAAAAGATTCAGAGAAAATTATTTTAGGGATGATGACAAACTTGATAATGAAATAGATGAACTGATTGATTACTTTAATGGAGATCAAGTAAATTTCAAATCCGCGTTAGATTTAAGCATCGGAACAGAATTCCAGAGAAAGGTCTGGGAAAAAATAGGTGAAATACCTTACGGAGAGCTCAGGACCTATAAATGGATTGCCAGTAAAATAGGCAATCCAAATGCGGTCAGGGCTGTTGGCAATGCCGTAGGACAGAACCCGGTACCTCCAATAATACCATGTCACCGTGTAATACGTTCAGATGGAAATCTCGGGGGATTCTCTTCGGGAATTTCACTGAAAAAGTGGCTATTAAAACTGGAGAAATAA